The following are from one region of the Streptomyces fradiae genome:
- a CDS encoding GNAT family N-acetyltransferase codes for MTLHVSRASLQDWALVREWCAEEGWNPGAADAGAFFAQDPEGFFVGRIDGEPVSAISVVNYSDAYSFLGFYLVRPELRGLGHGLATWRTALAHAGDRTVGLDGVPAQQDNYRRSGFAPAYRTARYVGEVPPPERPVADVVAAERVDPAELAAYDSACHPADRPRFLAPWLSTPGHRALVRRTDGRISGYGVVRPAESEARIGPLFADTPADASALLDALATEARAFGSPHVAVDMPESNPAAAPLALSRGLTPTFETARMYTGPIRRIAQERVFGVTTLELG; via the coding sequence ATGACCCTCCACGTCTCCCGCGCCTCCCTCCAGGACTGGGCCCTGGTGCGCGAGTGGTGCGCCGAGGAGGGCTGGAACCCGGGTGCGGCGGACGCCGGGGCGTTCTTCGCGCAGGACCCGGAGGGCTTCTTCGTCGGGCGGATCGACGGGGAGCCGGTGTCCGCGATCTCGGTCGTCAACTACAGCGACGCGTATTCCTTCCTGGGGTTCTATCTGGTACGGCCGGAGCTGCGCGGTCTCGGCCACGGTCTGGCGACCTGGCGGACCGCGCTCGCGCACGCGGGCGACCGGACGGTGGGGCTCGACGGGGTGCCCGCGCAGCAGGACAACTACCGCCGCTCGGGCTTCGCCCCGGCCTACCGCACGGCCCGCTACGTGGGCGAAGTCCCGCCGCCCGAGCGGCCCGTGGCGGACGTGGTGGCGGCGGAGCGGGTGGATCCGGCCGAGCTCGCCGCGTACGACAGCGCGTGCCATCCGGCCGACCGCCCGCGCTTCCTGGCGCCCTGGCTGAGCACCCCGGGACACCGGGCCCTGGTCCGGCGCACGGACGGCCGGATCAGCGGCTACGGCGTGGTCCGCCCCGCGGAGTCGGAGGCCCGGATCGGCCCGCTCTTCGCGGACACCCCGGCCGACGCGTCCGCCCTCCTCGACGCCCTCGCCACGGAGGCCCGCGCCTTCGGCTCCCCGCACGTCGCCGTCGACATGCCCGAGTCCAACCCCGCCGCCGCCCCCCTCGCCCTCTCCCGCGGCCTCACCCCCACCTTCGAAACGGCCCGCATGTACACGGGCCCGATCCGCCGGATCGCCCAGGAGCGGGTGTTCGGCGTGACAACCCTCGAACTGGGCTGA
- a CDS encoding acyltransferase yields the protein MNTSFGYRGTQDTVQLRIPAVLRPEPEPEPRSDPTAPSARKGGRDRYLDMLRALALVRVVFYHNFGWFWLPIVFPSMGVMFALAGSLMARSLSRPALGVIRGRLRRLLPPMWLFGAVMLTLELADGWGPDAEGHPDWWWGKLLFWLVPLSTPPYAESLNGFDHLVGHGWAVQVIVPLWYLRAYLWYVLLSPLMLWALRRAPVVTLSAPLAVTIVMHTFFADQEFIYSRVWETASDFAMFGSCWILGMAHQEGLLKKIPQYVVPSVAPLVMVAGWWYLQTRPVDPTVPTDIESWPIAQALWSLGFVAILLHASPSWDQWPRPLERWNGLISLLNSRAVSVYLWHETALVAAIPLIDPLWSVGFFYEHCQWLLTSQWFPLLVAIPLTGLLVLTFGWVEDVAAKRSPRLFPYPRRVRGRRRAGA from the coding sequence ATGAACACATCCTTCGGGTACCGGGGCACCCAGGACACCGTGCAGCTGCGCATCCCCGCCGTGCTGCGACCGGAGCCGGAGCCGGAGCCGAGGTCGGATCCCACGGCACCGTCCGCGCGCAAGGGCGGCCGGGACCGCTATCTCGACATGCTGCGCGCGCTGGCGCTGGTGCGCGTGGTGTTCTACCACAACTTCGGCTGGTTCTGGCTGCCCATCGTCTTTCCGTCGATGGGCGTGATGTTCGCGCTGGCCGGGTCGCTGATGGCGCGCTCGCTCAGCCGGCCCGCCCTCGGCGTCATCCGGGGCCGGCTGCGCCGACTGCTGCCGCCGATGTGGCTGTTCGGCGCGGTCATGCTCACCCTCGAGCTCGCCGACGGCTGGGGGCCCGATGCCGAGGGGCACCCGGACTGGTGGTGGGGCAAGCTGCTGTTCTGGCTCGTGCCGCTGAGCACTCCGCCGTACGCCGAGTCGCTGAACGGCTTCGACCATCTCGTGGGGCACGGCTGGGCGGTGCAGGTCATCGTCCCGCTCTGGTACCTCCGCGCCTACCTCTGGTACGTCCTGCTTTCACCGCTGATGCTGTGGGCGCTGCGCCGGGCGCCGGTGGTGACGCTGTCCGCGCCGCTCGCGGTGACGATCGTCATGCACACGTTCTTCGCGGACCAGGAGTTCATCTACAGCCGGGTCTGGGAGACCGCCAGCGACTTCGCCATGTTCGGCTCCTGCTGGATCCTCGGCATGGCCCACCAGGAGGGCCTGCTCAAGAAGATCCCGCAGTACGTCGTACCGTCCGTGGCGCCGCTGGTCATGGTGGCCGGCTGGTGGTACCTGCAGACCCGACCGGTCGATCCGACCGTGCCCACGGACATCGAGAGCTGGCCGATAGCCCAGGCCCTGTGGTCCCTCGGCTTCGTCGCCATCCTGCTCCACGCCAGTCCCTCCTGGGACCAGTGGCCCCGGCCGCTGGAACGCTGGAACGGTCTGATCAGCCTGCTCAACTCACGCGCCGTCAGCGTCTACCTCTGGCACGAGACCGCGTTGGTGGCCGCCATCCCGCTGATCGACCCCCTCTGGTCCGTCGGCTTCTTCTACGAGCACTGCCAGTGGCTGCTGACCAGCCAGTGGTTCCCGCTGCTTGTGGCGATTCCGCTGACCGGACTGTTGGTGCTGACCTTCGGCTGGGTCGAGGACGTGGCCGCGAAGCGCTCCCCGCGGCTCTTCCCGTACCCGCGCCGCGTACGGGGCAGGCGCCGGGCGGGCGCCTGA
- a CDS encoding DUF488 domain-containing protein — protein sequence MPHAAPDSSRPPVRVRVRRVYEPPEPDDGLRVLVDRLWPRGLAKADAHLDEWPKSLTPSNELRRWYHGPDGEFEEFRHRYEQELAAPDAAEALSQLRARAAEGPVTLLTAAKDPSVSHTAVLMEALGAQ from the coding sequence ATGCCCCACGCCGCACCAGACTCCTCCCGGCCGCCGGTCCGGGTCCGCGTCCGCCGCGTCTACGAGCCGCCCGAGCCCGACGACGGACTGCGGGTGCTCGTCGACCGCCTCTGGCCGCGCGGCCTGGCGAAGGCCGACGCGCACCTCGACGAGTGGCCCAAGTCCCTCACCCCCTCGAACGAACTCCGGCGCTGGTACCACGGCCCCGACGGCGAGTTCGAGGAGTTCCGGCACCGTTACGAGCAGGAGCTCGCCGCCCCGGACGCCGCCGAGGCCCTCTCGCAGCTGCGCGCCCGCGCCGCCGAGGGGCCGGTCACCCTGCTCACCGCCGCCAAGGACCCCTCGGTCAGCCACACCGCCGTCCTCATGGAGGCCCTGGGCGCCCAGTGA
- a CDS encoding bifunctional polysaccharide deacetylase/glycosyltransferase family 2 protein — protein MSRHQRRRQSLLRPRRLAAPPLRFFMPLSLLACLLALLVLRGLATNEAFHDTRIATSVDKTTVPQNLLKGGPVIDARGAKNERPVSYRIPDHTVVLSFDDGPSPEWTPKILDVLAAHDVRADFFVTGAMTTRHPELIRQIVAGGHEIGVHTFTHPDLAYQSHARISWELAQTQLALAGVAGVHSALFRPPYSSDATALDDWNYPVIKYVGSHGYLTAFIDRDTDDWKRPGVDEIVRAAMPRKPGAGELILLHDAGGDRAETLAALEQIIVKLQGEGYRFATVSEALGATNATVPVHGYQLWAGKCFIWASKAAVLTLPVLVALLAVVGFLNFGRFALMLVLAPLHARRSRRRDAWGPPVYEPVTVLVPAYNERECIANTLNSLIASDHPIEVIVIDDGSTDGTADIVEEMDLPFVRLIRKVNGGKSSALNTGIAAASHDIVVMMDGDTVFEPSTVRELVQPFGDPRIGAVAGNAKVGNRESLIGAWQHIEYVLGHNLDRRMYDMLNVIPTIPGAVGAFRKEALRQAGGMSDDTLAEDTDITMAVLCDGWRIVYAERARAWTEAPASLQQLWSQRYRWSYGSMQAMWKHRRAVTSRGPAGRFGRIGLPLVVMFGVVAPLLAPLVDMFLLYGILFADAPITLASWGGFILLQGALSWYAFRLDGEKPLHLISLPIQQLVYRQLMYIVLLQSAITALTGGRLRWQKLRRTGEVAAPVEA, from the coding sequence TTGTCCCGCCACCAGCGTCGTCGGCAGTCCCTGCTGAGGCCGCGCCGACTGGCTGCCCCGCCGCTGCGCTTCTTCATGCCGCTGTCCCTGCTGGCCTGCCTGCTCGCGCTCCTCGTCCTGCGCGGCCTCGCCACCAACGAGGCGTTCCACGACACCCGGATCGCGACCTCGGTCGACAAGACGACCGTGCCGCAGAACCTGCTCAAGGGCGGCCCGGTCATCGACGCGCGCGGCGCCAAGAACGAGCGCCCGGTGAGCTATCGGATCCCCGACCACACCGTGGTCCTGAGCTTCGACGACGGCCCCTCGCCCGAGTGGACCCCGAAGATCCTGGACGTGCTCGCGGCCCACGACGTCCGCGCGGACTTCTTCGTGACCGGCGCGATGACCACACGCCACCCGGAGCTGATCCGGCAGATCGTCGCGGGCGGCCACGAGATCGGCGTGCACACCTTCACCCACCCCGATCTGGCGTACCAGTCCCACGCCCGGATCAGCTGGGAGCTGGCGCAGACACAACTGGCGCTGGCCGGCGTCGCGGGCGTCCACAGCGCGCTGTTCCGCCCGCCGTACTCCTCCGACGCCACGGCGCTCGACGACTGGAACTACCCGGTGATCAAGTACGTGGGCTCCCACGGCTACCTCACCGCGTTCATCGACCGCGACACCGACGACTGGAAGCGTCCCGGCGTCGACGAGATCGTCAGGGCGGCGATGCCGCGCAAGCCCGGCGCGGGCGAACTGATCCTGCTGCACGACGCGGGCGGCGACCGTGCCGAGACCCTCGCCGCGCTCGAGCAGATCATCGTGAAGCTGCAGGGCGAGGGGTACCGCTTCGCCACGGTCTCCGAGGCGCTCGGCGCCACCAACGCCACCGTGCCGGTGCACGGCTACCAGCTGTGGGCGGGCAAGTGCTTCATCTGGGCCAGCAAGGCCGCCGTGCTCACCCTGCCGGTGCTCGTCGCGCTCCTCGCCGTCGTCGGCTTCCTCAACTTCGGCCGGTTCGCGCTGATGCTGGTCCTGGCGCCGCTGCACGCCCGGCGCTCCCGGCGGCGGGACGCGTGGGGACCACCCGTGTACGAGCCGGTCACCGTCCTCGTCCCGGCCTACAACGAGCGCGAGTGCATCGCGAACACCCTCAACTCCCTGATCGCCAGCGACCATCCGATCGAGGTGATCGTCATCGACGACGGCTCCACGGACGGCACCGCGGACATCGTCGAGGAGATGGACCTGCCGTTCGTCCGGCTGATCCGCAAGGTCAACGGCGGCAAGTCCAGCGCGCTCAACACCGGCATCGCGGCCGCGTCGCACGACATCGTCGTGATGATGGACGGCGACACCGTCTTCGAGCCGTCCACCGTGCGCGAACTGGTCCAGCCCTTCGGCGACCCGCGGATCGGCGCGGTCGCGGGCAACGCCAAGGTCGGCAACCGGGAGAGCCTGATCGGCGCCTGGCAGCACATCGAGTACGTCCTCGGCCACAACCTGGACCGCCGGATGTACGACATGCTCAACGTCATCCCGACCATCCCCGGCGCGGTCGGCGCCTTCCGCAAGGAGGCCCTGCGGCAGGCCGGCGGGATGAGCGACGACACCCTCGCCGAGGACACCGACATCACCATGGCGGTGCTCTGCGACGGCTGGCGGATCGTCTACGCCGAGCGCGCCCGCGCCTGGACCGAGGCCCCCGCCAGCCTCCAGCAGCTCTGGTCCCAGCGGTACCGCTGGAGCTACGGCTCCATGCAGGCCATGTGGAAGCACCGCCGCGCCGTGACATCCCGGGGCCCGGCCGGGCGCTTCGGCCGGATCGGGCTGCCGCTCGTCGTGATGTTCGGCGTGGTCGCCCCGCTGCTCGCACCGCTGGTCGACATGTTCCTGCTGTACGGCATCCTGTTCGCGGACGCCCCGATCACCCTCGCCAGCTGGGGCGGCTTCATCCTGCTCCAGGGCGCGCTGTCCTGGTACGCCTTCCGGCTCGACGGCGAGAAGCCCCTGCACCTGATCAGCCTGCCGATCCAGCAGCTGGTCTACCGGCAGCTGATGTACATCGTCCTGTTGCAGTCCGCGATCACGGCGCTGACCGGTGGCCGGCTGCGCTGGCAGAAGCTCCGGCGCACCGGCGAGGTCGCCGCACCCGTGGAGGCCTGA
- a CDS encoding TetR/AcrR family transcriptional regulator C-terminal ligand-binding domain-containing protein, with translation MSTHAATAAARRGKLTAEREAELYEAVICLLREGGYDSVTMEGVAARTKCGKATLYRQWGTKPRLVTAALDKARCAVFTDIDTGSLVGDLREAARVAASRRERDAELMEAVSQAYIQHPDLRAALRETVIAPEVAALDAMLGRGVERGELAADNPAIGFVAPCFLGMLRIERIFEDRFADAATMRVFVDAVLLPALGVTPRPEPGPEPDEPAEV, from the coding sequence ATGTCCACGCACGCCGCGACCGCCGCCGCCCGACGGGGCAAGCTCACCGCCGAGCGGGAGGCCGAGCTGTACGAGGCGGTCATCTGCCTGCTGCGCGAGGGCGGCTACGACTCCGTGACCATGGAGGGCGTCGCCGCCCGCACCAAATGCGGCAAGGCCACGCTCTACCGCCAGTGGGGCACCAAGCCCCGGCTCGTCACCGCCGCCCTGGACAAGGCCCGCTGCGCCGTCTTCACCGACATCGACACGGGCTCCCTCGTCGGCGACCTGCGCGAGGCGGCCCGGGTCGCCGCCTCCCGCCGCGAGCGCGACGCCGAACTGATGGAGGCCGTCAGCCAGGCGTACATCCAGCACCCCGACCTGCGGGCCGCGCTCCGCGAGACCGTGATCGCGCCCGAGGTCGCCGCCCTCGACGCGATGCTCGGCCGGGGCGTCGAGCGCGGCGAGCTCGCCGCCGACAACCCCGCCATCGGCTTCGTCGCCCCCTGCTTCCTGGGCATGCTCCGCATCGAGCGCATCTTCGAGGACCGCTTCGCCGACGCCGCGACCATGCGCGTCTTCGTGGACGCGGTGCTGCTGCCGGCGCTCGGCGTGACGCCGAGGCCGGAGCCGGGCCCTGAGCCGGACGAGCCCGCCGAGGTGTGA
- a CDS encoding SPFH domain-containing protein — MADITRRAGWRHLRSAPTAHVRHHRGGKLVHEGTGLSFWFRSLSAALSEVPVDDRELAMAFHARTADFQDVSVQSTVTYRIGDPAAAATRLDFSLDPDTGAWRGTPLEQIGTLLTETAQQHALAVLARIPLAEALVDGVGAVRERMAAGLAAEPRLPETGIEVVAVRVVALRPEPEVERALRTPAREQIQQEADRATYERRAVAVERERAIAENELASKIELARQEERLVDQRGINARREAEEGAAADAVRAEAEAARTVRLAQAEAEAAREVGAARAEAQSAWLRAHAEVAPATLHALAATRAAEQLPRIQNLTLSPDVVTGLLAKLGGGGDGSGESRAGGARS, encoded by the coding sequence ATGGCCGACATCACCCGCCGGGCCGGCTGGCGCCATCTGCGGTCCGCGCCCACCGCGCACGTCCGCCACCACCGGGGCGGCAAGCTGGTCCACGAGGGGACGGGGCTGAGCTTCTGGTTCCGCTCGCTGTCCGCCGCGCTGTCCGAGGTGCCGGTCGACGACCGCGAGCTGGCCATGGCGTTCCACGCCCGTACCGCCGACTTCCAGGACGTGAGCGTGCAGTCGACCGTCACGTACCGGATCGGGGACCCGGCGGCCGCCGCCACCCGGCTCGACTTCTCGCTCGACCCGGACACCGGCGCGTGGCGCGGCACCCCGCTGGAGCAGATCGGCACGCTGCTCACCGAGACCGCGCAGCAGCACGCGCTCGCCGTGCTGGCCCGGATACCGCTCGCCGAGGCGCTCGTCGACGGCGTCGGCGCGGTGCGCGAGCGGATGGCCGCCGGGCTCGCGGCCGAGCCGCGGCTGCCGGAGACCGGCATCGAGGTGGTGGCGGTACGGGTCGTGGCGCTGCGCCCCGAACCCGAGGTCGAGCGCGCGCTGCGCACCCCGGCGCGCGAGCAGATCCAGCAGGAGGCCGACCGGGCGACGTACGAGCGGCGGGCCGTCGCCGTCGAGCGCGAGCGCGCCATCGCCGAGAACGAGCTGGCCAGCAAGATCGAGCTGGCCCGGCAGGAGGAGCGGCTGGTCGACCAGCGCGGTATCAACGCCCGCCGCGAGGCGGAGGAGGGCGCGGCCGCCGACGCGGTACGGGCCGAGGCCGAGGCCGCGCGCACGGTCCGGCTCGCTCAGGCCGAGGCGGAGGCGGCCCGGGAGGTCGGCGCGGCGCGCGCCGAGGCGCAGTCCGCGTGGCTGCGGGCGCACGCCGAGGTCGCCCCGGCGACCCTGCACGCGCTCGCCGCGACCCGGGCGGCCGAGCAGCTGCCCAGGATCCAGAACCTCACGCTGTCGCCGGACGTCGTGACCGGGCTGCTCGCCAAGCTCGGCGGCGGCGGTGACGGCAGCGGTGAGAGCCGGGCCGGGGGCGCGCGGTCATGA
- a CDS encoding DUF309 domain-containing protein — translation MDTDRGSDRGRDRDAEGRARSGRPRDGLGRPLAYGAEGVARQPEGVVRTPGEAVREAQRLLDAGMPFHAHEVFEDAWKARPEGERELWQGLAQLAVGLTHAARGNATGGARLLLRGAGRIEGYVRDGYGDGETYGVDVAGLVAWARELAARVGAAGGAGAVDAVAEAPRLRGLGG, via the coding sequence ATGGACACGGATCGGGGCAGCGATCGGGGCAGGGACCGGGACGCGGAGGGGCGGGCGCGGAGCGGGCGGCCGCGGGACGGGCTCGGGCGGCCGTTGGCGTACGGGGCGGAGGGGGTCGCGCGGCAGCCGGAGGGGGTGGTGCGGACGCCCGGGGAGGCGGTGCGGGAGGCGCAGCGGTTGCTGGACGCCGGGATGCCGTTCCATGCGCACGAGGTGTTCGAGGACGCCTGGAAGGCGCGGCCGGAGGGCGAGCGGGAGCTGTGGCAGGGGCTCGCGCAGCTGGCCGTGGGGCTGACGCACGCGGCGCGCGGGAACGCGACGGGCGGGGCGCGGTTGTTGCTGCGCGGGGCCGGCCGGATCGAGGGGTACGTACGGGACGGGTACGGGGACGGGGAGACGTACGGGGTGGATGTCGCCGGACTCGTCGCGTGGGCGCGGGAGCTGGCCGCCCGGGTCGGAGCGGCGGGCGGCGCCGGGGCGGTGGATGCGGTGGCGGAGGCGCCCCGGCTGCGCGGGCTCGGCGGGTGA
- a CDS encoding phosphatase PAP2 family protein, whose protein sequence is MATGIRGIRKTRPAGPGPTATPGRPPLVRELLLVTALFLVYKFGRLFANGHETRAFHNADRVWDLERAVHLPGEGAVQQLLLHGEGLIRAANTYYAAVHFPATLAFLAWLYWRRPAHYLWSRRVLALLTAAALALHLLLPLAPPRMLAASGLVDTARVYGPSVYGATPEADSMANQFAAMPSLHFGWALMVAIGIIAATRTRARWLWLLHPLLTLLVIVGTANHYWFDALVAAALLGLALLAVPAPVRRHRPPYDDLEARPPVPRTPVTAAAAAGALR, encoded by the coding sequence ATGGCTACCGGGATACGCGGGATACGAAAGACACGTCCTGCAGGACCGGGGCCGACGGCTACCCCCGGACGGCCGCCGCTGGTGCGCGAGCTGTTGCTGGTCACGGCGCTGTTCCTGGTCTACAAGTTCGGCCGGCTCTTCGCGAACGGGCACGAGACCCGGGCCTTCCACAACGCCGACCGCGTGTGGGACCTGGAGCGGGCCGTGCACCTGCCCGGCGAGGGCGCGGTCCAGCAGTTGCTGCTGCACGGCGAAGGGCTGATCCGGGCCGCGAACACCTACTACGCGGCCGTGCACTTCCCGGCCACCCTGGCCTTCCTCGCCTGGCTGTACTGGCGCCGGCCCGCCCACTACCTCTGGTCCCGCCGGGTCCTCGCCCTCCTCACCGCCGCCGCGCTCGCGCTGCACCTGCTGCTGCCGCTCGCGCCGCCCCGGATGCTCGCGGCGAGCGGGCTCGTCGACACCGCGCGGGTGTACGGCCCCTCCGTCTACGGCGCGACGCCCGAGGCCGACTCGATGGCGAACCAGTTCGCGGCGATGCCCTCGCTGCACTTCGGCTGGGCCCTGATGGTCGCGATCGGCATCATCGCCGCGACGCGCACCCGGGCCCGCTGGCTCTGGCTGCTGCACCCGCTGCTCACCCTGCTGGTCATCGTCGGCACCGCCAACCACTACTGGTTCGACGCGCTGGTCGCCGCCGCGCTGCTCGGGCTCGCCCTGCTCGCCGTACCCGCACCGGTACGACGTCACCGCCCGCCGTACGACGACCTGGAGGCGAGGCCCCCGGTGCCGCGCACTCCCGTCACCGCCGCCGCTGCCGCCGGAGCGCTCCGATGA
- a CDS encoding DMT family transporter produces MSAAMSAGGGAAGTVVAVLLSLVSAAGYALAAVAQSRLASASAGGRGALRRLLGRPQWWSAVGLNAAGALAHVAALHYGPLTLVQPLGALTLVAALPIGAYGAHRRVSRVEWRGALWTLAGLVGLVAVTGPVAPEEALDLRETLLVTGVTLLLIGLLAARGRTGGGGAGGRERGRGLGHATASGVASAVGSALTQTLTVALARDLPGGPTAWWQTALLAVLIAAFAAGGLLLSQAAYRGGLAAPLAVVNLSNPAAAAVIGVALLGETFRAGVWGWAVAAAAALVAARGVVLLTTGVGAGAGGAGADDTAAEGADAGAGSGTVPVQRPTGPRDEPVLLDGPPLLVVPDTLPAPEPISSG; encoded by the coding sequence ATGAGCGCCGCGATGAGCGCCGGGGGCGGGGCGGCCGGCACGGTCGTCGCGGTCCTCCTCTCCCTCGTATCGGCCGCCGGTTACGCCCTCGCCGCCGTCGCCCAGTCGCGCCTCGCCTCGGCCTCCGCCGGCGGGCGCGGCGCGCTGCGCCGGCTGCTCGGCCGCCCGCAGTGGTGGTCGGCGGTGGGCCTGAACGCCGCCGGCGCGCTGGCGCACGTCGCCGCCCTCCACTACGGACCACTCACCCTCGTCCAGCCGCTCGGCGCGCTGACCCTGGTGGCGGCGCTGCCGATCGGGGCGTACGGGGCGCACCGGCGGGTCTCGCGGGTCGAGTGGCGCGGTGCGCTGTGGACCCTCGCGGGCCTGGTCGGGCTCGTGGCCGTGACCGGGCCGGTCGCGCCGGAGGAGGCGCTCGACCTGCGCGAGACCCTGCTCGTCACCGGCGTGACCCTGCTGCTCATCGGGCTGCTCGCCGCGCGCGGCCGGACCGGGGGCGGCGGGGCGGGCGGGCGGGAGCGGGGCCGGGGGCTCGGGCACGCGACGGCATCCGGGGTGGCCTCGGCGGTCGGCTCCGCGCTGACCCAGACCCTGACCGTCGCCCTCGCCCGCGACCTGCCCGGCGGCCCGACCGCCTGGTGGCAGACGGCGCTGCTCGCGGTCCTGATCGCGGCCTTCGCCGCCGGCGGTCTGCTGCTCTCCCAGGCCGCCTACCGCGGCGGCCTCGCCGCGCCGCTCGCCGTCGTCAACCTCTCCAACCCGGCCGCCGCAGCGGTCATCGGCGTGGCCCTGCTCGGCGAGACCTTCCGCGCGGGCGTCTGGGGCTGGGCGGTCGCCGCGGCGGCGGCGCTGGTGGCGGCGCGCGGCGTGGTCCTGCTGACGACGGGCGTCGGGGCGGGGGCCGGGGGCGCGGGGGCCGACGATACGGCGGCCGAGGGTGCGGACGCGGGCGCAGGCAGCGGCACCGTGCCGGTGCAGCGCCCGACGGGGCCGCGCGACGAACCCGTACTGCTCGACGGGCCGCCGCTGCTCGTCGTACCGGACACGCTCCCCGCCCCTGAACCCATCTCGTCAGGTTGA
- a CDS encoding glycoside hydrolase family 16 protein: MSQPRRRTSRRRARTALALPALLCALAACSADPAAGGGTDAAAPAREASPTPTGPPGTLFDDFDYTGADDPSLAEHGWEIRTGGGGPGIKDTWSADGAAFPADPTAEGGKVLRLRSATDGTAQGTTQVEVQTTSRNFFEGTFAARIHLSDKPVTGRDGDHVVQTFFPISPSDSSENYSELDFEYLPNGGWGSVGPQLDNVSWYKADPPDRVHHTLKRSLKGWHTMMITAMDGKVVYSLDGQKLYTSSGKYVPREQMDIHFSNWLIDLPFTGGPRTWDMKVDWVYYKADEAVSQKDLQKTVDGFHGAGTAYINTVPKP, translated from the coding sequence GTGAGCCAGCCCCGCCGCCGCACCTCTCGCCGCCGAGCGAGGACCGCGCTCGCGCTGCCCGCCCTCCTGTGCGCACTCGCCGCGTGTTCCGCCGACCCCGCGGCCGGCGGGGGCACCGACGCCGCCGCGCCCGCGCGGGAGGCCTCGCCGACGCCCACCGGACCGCCGGGAACCCTGTTCGACGACTTCGACTACACCGGCGCCGACGACCCTTCGCTCGCCGAGCACGGCTGGGAGATCCGTACCGGCGGGGGCGGCCCGGGGATCAAGGACACCTGGAGCGCCGACGGCGCGGCCTTCCCCGCCGACCCGACGGCCGAGGGCGGCAAGGTCCTGCGGCTGCGCTCCGCCACCGACGGCACCGCGCAGGGCACCACGCAGGTCGAGGTGCAGACCACGAGCCGGAACTTCTTCGAGGGAACCTTCGCCGCCCGGATCCACCTCAGCGACAAGCCCGTGACCGGACGCGACGGCGACCACGTCGTCCAGACCTTCTTCCCGATCTCGCCCTCGGACTCCTCGGAGAACTACAGCGAACTCGACTTCGAGTACCTGCCGAACGGCGGCTGGGGTTCGGTGGGTCCGCAGCTCGACAACGTCAGCTGGTACAAGGCCGACCCGCCGGACCGGGTCCACCACACCCTCAAGCGGAGCCTCAAGGGCTGGCACACCATGATGATCACCGCCATGGACGGCAAGGTCGTCTACTCCCTGGACGGCCAGAAGCTCTACACCAGCTCCGGCAAGTACGTCCCGCGCGAGCAGATGGACATCCACTTCAGCAACTGGCTCATCGACCTCCCCTTCACCGGCGGCCCGCGCACCTGGGACATGAAGGTCGACTGGGTCTACTACAAGGCCGACGAGGCCGTCTCCCAGAAGGACCTCCAGAAGACGGTGGACGGCTTCCACGGCGCCGGCACCGCCTACATCAACACCGTCCCGAAGCCCTGA